In the genome of Candidatus Bathyarchaeota archaeon, the window AGTGAATTACATTGACATAATGGACGATCCTGATCCAACTCTGGAAATTCTTAACGATGCAAAGCTCAACGAGACTGCTAGCGACGCTGGAGTAACTGTTATCATTGGTTTGGGATCAACACCGGGGCTTGTGAATGTGCTCGCTAAATATGGAGCTAGTAAACTGGATGAAGTTAATGAAATAAGCGTGGCTTGGGCATATACTACCGCGTCTGGCGGAGCATCACTATCGGTAATGGCTCACATGTTTCATGTGACCTGCGGAGAAGCGTTAACTTATAAGGATGGCAAATGGATAAAAGTGACCCCTTTGGTAAATGGTAAGGAGACCCTAGACTTCCATGAATTAGGCAACATCGATGTCTATCATGTTGGACATCCGGAGCCAGTAACCATTCCGAGATATATAAAATGCAAAGTTGCATCTTGCAAAATGGGAGTTATACCACAGGACGTTATCACGGTATACCGAGTTTTAGCGCAACTTGGGCTCACATCAAGAGATCCCATTAAATTTAAAGACTCGCTTATTGCACCTAGAGATTTTATAATGACGGCCCTCGCTCAACTCCCCCTTGAAACTCATAGAAAGA includes:
- a CDS encoding saccharopine dehydrogenase NADP-binding domain-containing protein: MRVLVLGGVGEIGSEIVREVAEADDVTEVHIGDILIDKAKKLAEDIGEKASAIYVDVTNHGKLVEIMKNFDVVTSCVGPFYRFGVPVVRAAVEAGVNYIDIMDDPDPTLEILNDAKLNETASDAGVTVIIGLGSTPGLVNVLAKYGASKLDEVNEISVAWAYTTASGGASLSVMAHMFHVTCGEALTYKDGKWIKVTPLVNGKETLDFHELGNIDVYHVGHPEPVTIPRYIKCKVASCKMGVIPQDVITVYRVLAQLGLTSRDPIKFKDSLIAPRDFIMTALAQLPLETHRK